The Arachis ipaensis cultivar K30076 chromosome B10, Araip1.1, whole genome shotgun sequence DNA window TTCTTGCCGGGTGGAAGTGAAGTGAGCTTCCAAGTTTGACTTTGCTCAAGAGATTGGAGTTCATTCTTAATAGCATCAACCCAACAAGATTGAGTAATTGCTTCACTGAGTGCTTGGGTTCAATGTTAGAAGATATGGCTAGAGAATATGCAGTATGTGATGCAGAAAATTTTTCATATGACAAATAATTCGATAAAGGGTACCTTTCAGATTTTCGGAGTGGAAGCCGAGAAGTGGTAGCATTTAGACAATGATAGTCTTGCAAATGTGATGGTGCTCTGCGAATTCTTGTTGATTTTCTTAACAGGGGCAGTGGTGATGCATGTTGAGGTGCAAGTGTGTGATTTTGTGGCATATTTGTTTGACTAGGTTGTGGAGATTGAATTGGTGGTGTATGTGCTGAATTGAAATTTTGTGgggcattattattattattgagagTCTCAGTGTGTGAGTTGGATGCAGGTGATGCTTGATGATTAGTGTGTGTTGTGTGAGGTTGAAGAATGATGTCATATGCAAAGGGGTCAGTTTTAAACTGAATAGAAGATGCAGTATGTGTGCTTTGGTCAGGGTGTGTGCTTAAGTATGGAAAATGATCTTCATAGAAGGACACATCTCTTGAAGTAAAGATCTCTCTAGTCTTTAGATCAATTAAGAGATATCCCTTGGTACCCTCCTTGAAACCCAAAAAGGCACACCTTCTGGATCTTGGATCCAGTTTCTTTCGATTTGCTTGGAGTGTACTGGCATATGCCAGACACCCAAAAACCCTTAAATGAGATATGTCAGGTAAAGAGTTATGCAAAGCTTGATAAGGTGATAAATTGTTAAGAAAATTTGATGGTAGTCTATTCATGATGTGAACTGAATATGAAACTGTATATTGCCAAAAACACTTAGGTACATTTGAGTGGAAGAAAATTGCTCTAGTTATTTCAAGAATGTGTTGATGTTTCCGTTCAACaataccattttgttgaggagtttcaacacaTGATCTTTGGTGTAATATACCAGTTTCATTGAAGAAAGAGTGCATCAAAAATTCAGTTCCATTATCGGACCTTATAGATCTAATTTTGCTGTCGTACTGTGTTTTAACAAAATTTACAAAGAATTTAATGAGATCAGCAACTTCAGTTTTGTTTTTCATGAAAAATACCCAAGTGAACCTTGTTTTATCGTCTACTATGGTTAAGAAATATCTATGTCCTCCCGTAGAGGGAATGGCCAGCGGGCCCCAAACATCCACATgaattaaatcaaaggaagttaATGAAACTGTGCTGCTATTATTGAATGATAATCTCTTTTGCCTTGCTAGGTGACATGAGTCACAAGGCTGTACATCACTATCACAatgaatgaatttgaaaattttcttCATTTCTTTCATTCTATGGAATGGTGCATGGCCTAACCTAAAATGCCATAACTTTGTGTTTGAAATATTCAGTATGGGCATATCTACATGAGTTTTATTTGATACCTGTACAATTTCTGATCGCGCAGCATCACAGTTCAAGGTATAAAGGCCACCACACACTCTAGCTGCTCCAATCGTCTTCTTCGAGAGTAAATCCTGTATCTCACAATCGTCATAAGTAAAACTCATTTTACAATGCAAATGTTTTGTGGCTTTTGATACTGATATcaatttgaaattgaaagatgggACGTATAATGCATTTGTGAGGTACagtttatttgaaaatttgatagTTCCAGCCATATTGCTAATGGTTTGTGCACCATTAGGCAACCGAATGATTATAGGAGCTATCTTGAAATGAGTTTGAAAATCTTCTAGGCAATAGGATACATGAACAGTAGCTCCTGTATCTATTATCCAAGAACCATGTTTTGATGCAGAAATGTTTAAAGCCAACACGCTTGACTTAAAATGCATGATATGCACCAAGTTACCTTGATGAGGTACTTGTTCCAGGGTTGTGATTTGGTTAGCACTGTGGATCTGCTTTGCCTCTCCCCTGTTGAGTAAAGCTAGTAGGGCTGATTTCTGCTCTGGAGTAAAGTCAACATTGGAAGTTCCATTTTCTTCCACACAGCCAGAATCATCAATGCCATCGCCATTTATTTCAGCACTGAAATTCACTGCTCCCAAACCTCCGTTTGAGTTCAGATTTCTCTGTCTAAGATGGGGGGAAAGCCATGTTTCTTGTAACATACATCTACTGTGTGGCCTCCTTTACCACAATATGAACACTGCATTCTACCTCTTCCCGTTTGTCCTCTCCCAGAGCCTTGGAATCTACCTCCTCTACCTTTTCCTCTCCCTCTGCCTTGTGAGGTCTCAGCAGTGTTGAAGGAATTGGTAGAGTGTAATAAGATCTTGGGGTCTATGGTATCATCCATGGTCTGGTTTTGCCTTTCTTGTCTAGTCATCATAGAAAACACAGCCTTTAAATCTGGCAGTGGCTCCATCAGCATGACCTGAGCTCTAACATTCGCAAACTGTTCATTAAGTCCTCTTAGGAATCTAGTTACATGATCTTCCATTCTATATTTTCGCATTTCTCCTAATCCACAAGTACACACAGATTCACAATTGCAGGGTGGAATTGGCCTGAAATCATCAAATTCTTCCCACAGTGACTTCAGTTTTGTGAAGTATTGTGTCACGCTCATTTCTCCTTGTCTTGTTCCGTATAGCTCCTCCCATAGCTCATATGCAACCTTGTTCCACATCACGCTTCGGGTGATTTCAGGGTTCAGCGAGATTTTAATCCAGGCTAAGACATATGTATTACATCTATCCCACAGTTCAAACAATGGATCATTCTTATCAGGTTTCTTTAAACTTCCATCAACAAATTTCAGCTTATTTTTCGATTTTAGGGCTAACAACATCGCATTGCTCCAACTACTGTAATTCTTGCCATCAAGAATGGTAGGGATGAGGGGAATACCAGTATTTTCAGAAGGATGAAGGTAGAAGTGGCTCGATGAATCTTGGCTAGGGTTGCTGCCATTCCTGTTCAGGTGAGCCTGAATCGATGAGATCTGGTTCAAGAACGCCGCGATACCTTGAGGATCGAGACCTTGGAAGGAATTGCTTTGGTTCATTCGGAATTGCTCTGAATTTTGAGTTGGATCCATCACTAGGTTTCAGATCGTGCACTTAATGTGTGCTTTGATTTGAATCCTGAGCTTCTCTTTCCTCAATCGCTGTTCCTTCTATTCTCACCCCTTTGGGttccacgctcaccgcaccatgttgAAGGTGCGGAAGGGGAGTGTGAGAATAGAGCAAACTTAGAAACAGGGAGAAGAAAATGAGAGTACTTGTTCTCTCAGTGTACTCAATGATGAATCACACGTTTTCACTGTTACAACAATTAGATATATATATTGGTCATCTAACCAACTGAGTTAGAATAATTAGGGGCTAACTATAATTTCTAAACTAATTTGTTGTTTCTATTATAGGCTACTTGTCTAACTAATTTGTTGTTACAACTAGTAAATCAATTAACTACTAATTGCTAAGCTAGTATATCAAGTaacaatattaaaagaaaaattttaaaattctctaTTAATAGCAATTTAACAAATTTATCATATATTCTTAGGATGCATATTAGTTAAACTCTTACGTTATTAGTTTTGGATggagctttaaaatcctttttGCAAGAATTCAAAAGAAGTCTctgttttcctttatttttttttcctttagacACAAGAATAAAAAACAATTCTACACGTTcttttaagaatttaattttgatgcactgtcaATGTAAAGCAATTTTACATGTGTATTTAATTACGTAACACCACATCATCAAAAGTAACTACTATTTTTATTAACAGcgtgaatggtcatccaaaagGACGAATGTGATTATACGGCTGTATAAACTATTTTATACTatcagtgtatcaaaattaaattattcttttaATCTTACAAATACAAAATAATGACCCATCATCTTTTGATTCTCTGActccaacttcaaatttttgcaTACTGGTTTTTGGATGAAAGCTGGATCCATCTCTcccattataattaattattctaattcctttaattttattctttttctttatcaaatAAATTACTAGTATGCAATGTGCTGATGAATGAAAATGTGTAAAGTTGttcttttaatttgttattgtctaaagaagaaagaaaaggaaaaagaacaaaGGAAAAATAGGGGCTAAGAAACTGATTCTAAATGTCTGCGGAAAAAAACTTTCAAGCTTCTTTCaaggttaattaaaaaaaaaattaatgcagggacttaattaaaaaaaatataagaatctaatcaaaaattttgtaaaattataaagatcaataaaataattaaatctagAGTttaagaaaatggaaagaaatatGAAACCAAATAATGTGTGagtaaattaagaataaaaagaaattatGATAAAGAGAGAAAAATAGTTAATGAGATATCAACAAATTTGACAAGTATTGAAATTATGTTATTGAGAGGATAATTAGGCTTAGTAATGGTGTCTCTCAATCATTTTTCTTAAGCACAAATGTTtaactatttatttattaaaagtcAACGATTAACTCTTTTGTTTATTAAAGGTAGGTAGTAAATTTTATTCCTTAAAAATCAAAGAATACATCTGTTCGCAAGTCAGGACACACAAAATTGAAATGGGGTTCTCCCAACTGACGAAATGACAATAGCCAATATAAAGGCAAGTTTTTTAACAATAAAATACATGAGAATGGGAAAGTGGGCTTTCTTCAAAGTCTTCGAACCTTTTGAACTTCTTGAACCATCTTCTCTGACGCCTCTAGTATATCAATCCATGGCTTCTTCACCTTATCAAAAATCCAAGCATTTTTAGCTCTCCAAATATTCCAACATTGAACTGCCAACAAGAGGATTTGCTTATCTCCATGTTGTTGTCCTCGAAATCTTGTCTTCTGCTCTAACCACCAATCATGGAAATTATTGAGTTGATGCATTTGGCTAACCATGGACGAGGAAGAATTACTCCATACTTCCTTCGATTCTGGGAAAGAAACAAGGCAATGTAATACAGATTCTATGTCTCCGTGGCATCTCAAGCAAATGGGTTCTGTTGCTAGAAATCTTTGGTGTAGTTGCTGCATCACCGGGAGGTGGCCATGGAGTGCTTTCCATAGGAAAATTGCAATATTGCTAGGCACCTGAAGCTTCCATAAATGCACCCAAAGTTCTCTTTGGCGTGTCAGATTTGGATTCATCTCAACTGGTTCATGAAAAAATTGGTACGCTATTCTATAGCGAGATGCTACACCATAGTTCTTTGATTTATTCCATATCCATTGAATTTGACCTACACCCTATCTTGGCTTAATTGTCAAAATTCTGCTGCTTATAGAACTTGGAGACATTTGTTCAATAAGAACCTCATTCCATCGCCTTTGGTATATCAATAGGTCTTTTACtctattgatttggtgattttGCTCATGGAGGCTCTCTGTCAAATTAATGCTAAAAGGATAAGGGGGTGGGAGCCAAAGATCCTGAAAAATCTAGATGTTGTAGCCATCACCGACACTCCAAAGAAGGCCTTTCTCCATAATTCTTCGTCCCTCCAACACGCTTGTCCATTCTCAGGATGATAATATTCCGACTTCTGATTGCATTACATTACTATATTTGAAATACTTTCTTTTGAGAATTCTAGTTAACATTGAGTTAGAATGTTTgcgaattttttaaaattgctgTCCTAACAATACTGGATTATGTGCTCTTAAATCTTTAAACCCTAAGCtatcttctttaatttctttagCCTCGTTATTCCAATTAATTTATACCATTCTCTTTTCATTGTCTTTTTGACTTCACTAGAATTGAGATAATATACTGTGAATTTTTGATAGCAAATTATCTGAAAGTTTAAAGCATGACAAGGTATATATGGGGATTTTCTTGGCCTTCACCAAAATTTGCCTTCCTCTCATTAACAGTAGACTTCTTTTTCATCCTTAAACTTTAGATCTGACTTTCTCCTTGATTGCGTTAAATGTGGCTTTATAGATCTGTTAACAGTTAAGGATAAGCCAAGATATTTATCTTGAGCTCCTATGTGAGTAATGCTCATTACTGAGGCAATCTCAATTCTAACATACTACAGGGTGTTATTGCTGAAAAAATAGCTTATTTATCCAAGTTAACTTTCTTCCCACTAACATTTTCATAGTTCTCTAGCAAGTTTAGTATTCCTTCGCAATTTTCACCATTAGCTTTACAGAATATGATAGAATCATCCGTAAAAAATAGATGGTTTACTTTGGGGCACCTTCTAGATACTTGGATTCCTTGAATAAGGCTGTTTTTCTATGCCTTGTgtagcaaaaagaaaaatcatTCTACACAAATTAGGAATAGATACGAGGATAGAGAATCACCCTATCGGATGCCTCCTCTAGTTAGCCTGAAGAAACTATGTGGTTATTCTTCCACAACGACTGAGTAATAAGAAACAGTTGAAACTAACTCACGAATCCAATTAATCTATCTAATGTCAAATCCAAATTTCTCCATCATGAACCATATAAACTTTCGTTCCACCGTATCATAAACTTTGCTTTCATGTCCAGTTTGATTGCCATTTCATTACCAAgtccccttttattattcttGAGATAATGTATGTATTCGTGTGCAACTAGAATGTTATCAGAAATAAATCTTCCTTTAGTAAAGGCACTTTGGTTCAAACTGTTCATTTTATTCATCATCTCTTGCATTCTATGTACTAACACTTTAGAAATAATCTTGTAAACAATTGAAGATAAACTAATAAGTCTTATATGGGTCATATTGATCGCACCTGAAATTTTTGGAATGAGACAAATAAATGTGGGTGTGATTAAAGCTTCTCAATATTCGACCTCCcgtaaaaacaaaaaaacaaaaaattggaACAGCTCTGAAAACATCCCTGACAACTAACTTCTAATAGTGCTGAAAGAACTTTGCAGTCATTCCATCATCACCTgatgttgtaacaccctaacttttagtacCTCATGCTCGTACCAAAAGTTTAGGCGTTACTTACTTCTAAACTTTTTTATTCtttactatctttatttaatattgagcattTACAAATACGAACCGAAATTTTAGCCAAAGAAGGAAATAGTCTGTACTTTAAACTATTTAATcacaaatacatatatatataggggtggcaaaacggctCGAGCTTGTCGGGCCGATccgctaaacccgctaaaaaaggcgggtcgggttaggatttggagcccgccaaattaaaaaaacccgccaaacccgcaccgccaaattggcgggttttggcggggcgggccggtccgccgggcagaaaatttttatttatttattttattaaataaaagagtgattactattataaaattaataattatagaatttttaaacatttttttttcattttttatttttattcttcttttagttattaactttatttattttattttacaatttcgtatatatactcaaattatgtgacttattttttaaaataaaaatgattctattgacaaatattattttgaacaattttattgaagttaaaaattaaaaaaaaagtgaaagaattatattataatttaattattttttatttgtatttgattttttaattattattttttggttaattttaatgaattttatttttcaaaaaaaaaaaagagtcaagcGAGCTAGCCCGCCAACCCGCCAATCTGCCATAAAGCGGGACGGGCTAGCATTTTGAACCCATTTTAGTTGGCGGGGCGGGCCGGTCCGCCCCGTTTATGGGGTGGGCCTAGGCGGGGCGGGCGGGTTAGGGCGGGTCAGCCCGCTTTACCACCCCTAGTTGTTGTCGCCGTCACCAACAATTTTCGCCGTCAGCTTGC harbors:
- the LOC110268206 gene encoding uncharacterized protein LOC110268206; this encodes MDPTQNSEQFRMNQSNSFQGLDPQGIAAFLNQISSIQAHLNRNGSNPSQDSSSHFYLHPSENTGIPLIPTILDGKNYSSWSNAMLLALKSKNKLKFVDGSLKKPDKNDPLFELWDRCNTYVLAWIKISLNPEITRSVMWNKVAYELWEELYGTRQGEMSVTQYFTKLKSLWEEFDDFRPIPPCNCESVCTCGLGEMRKYRMEDHVTRFLRGLNEQFANVRAQVMLMEPLPDLKAVFSMMTRQERQNQTMDDTIDPKILLHSTNSFNTAETSQGRGRGKGRGGRFQGSGRGQTGRGRMQCSYCGKGGHTVDVCYKKHGFPPILDREI